The following proteins are co-located in the Triticum aestivum cultivar Chinese Spring chromosome 1A, IWGSC CS RefSeq v2.1, whole genome shotgun sequence genome:
- the LOC123047388 gene encoding protein STABILIZED1, which produces MSGPAPTPPPPPPPAAAPARPVRYDFLNSKPPPNYVAGLGRGATGFTTRSDIGPARAAPDLPDRSAAAAAPPAVGRGRGKPPGEDEGGDEGGDEEKGYDENQKFDEFEGNDAGLFSNADYDDDDREADAVWESIDQRMDLRRKDRREARLKQEIEKYRASNPKITEQFADLKRKLADVSVQEWESIPEIGDYSARNKKKRFESFVPVPDTLLEKARQEQEHVTALDPKSRAAGGTETPWAQTPVTDLTAVGEGRGTVLSLKLDRLSDSVSGLTVVDPKGYLTDLKSMKITSDAEISDIKKARLLLRSVTQTNPKHPPGWIAAARLEEVAGKLQSARQLIQRGCEECPKNEDVWFEACRLASPDESKAVIARGVKAIPNSVKLWLQAAKLESSDLNKSRVLRKGLEHIPDSVRLWKAVVELANEEDARMLLHRAVECCPLHVELWLALARLETYDQAKKVLNKAREKLNKEPAIWITAAKLEEANGNTQSVSKVIERGIRSLQREGLDIDREAWLKEAEAAERAGSVLTCQAIVKSTIGVGVDDEDRKRTWVADAEECKKRGSIETARAIYAHALSVFVAKKSIWLKAAQLEKSHGTRESLEAILRKAVTYNPKAEVLWLMGAKEKWLAGDVPAARAILQEAYAAIPISEEIWLAAFKLEFENNEPERARMLLTKARERGGTERVWMKSAIVERELGNVNEERRLLEEGLKLFPSFFKLWLMLGQMEDRIGHVGKAKEVYENGLKHCPGCIPLWLSLASLEERINGLSKSRAFLTMSRKKNPATPELWLAAIRAELRHGNKKEADSLLAKALQECPTSGILWAAAIEMVPCPQRKSKSSDAIKRCDHDPHVIAAVAKLFWHDRKVDKARSWLNRAVTLAPDIGDFWALYYKFELQHGNADTQRDVLKRCIAAEPKHGERWQAISKAVENSHQPVDAILRKVVLALGAEENPNAAEP; this is translated from the coding sequence ATGAGCggccccgccccgaccccgccgccgccccctcctccggcggcggcgcccgcCCGTCCCGTGCGCTACGACTTCCTCAACTCCAAGCCGCCCCCCAACTACGTCGCGGGTCTCGGCCGTGGCGCCACCGGCTTCACCACCCGTTCCGATATCGGGCCGGCCCGCGCTGCCCCGGACCTCCCAGatcgctccgccgccgcggctgcTCCTCCCGCTGTCGGGCGCGGCCGCGGGAAGCCCCCCGGCGAGGACGAAGGCGGTGATGAAGGCGGCGACGAGGAgaagggatacgacgagaaccagAAGTTCGACGAGTTCGAGGGCAACGATGCCGGCCTCTTCTCCAACGCCGACTACGACGATGATGACCGCGAGGCTGATGCTGTCTGGGAGAGCATCGACCAGAGGATGGACCTGCGCCGCAAGGATCGGCGCGAGGCGCGGCTCAAGCAGGAGATTGAGAAGTACCGTGCGTCCAACCCCAAGATCACCGAGCAGTTTGCTGATCTCAAGAGGAAGCTGGCTGATGTGTCCGTGCAGGAGTGGGAAAGCATACCTGAAATTGGGGATTACTCGGCGCGCAACAAGAAGAAGCGTTTCGAGAGCTTTGTCCCGGTGCCGGACACTCTGCTTGAGAAGGCCCGGCAGGAGCAGGAGCATGTCACAGCGCTGGACCCCAAGAGCCGTGCGGCTGGTGGCACTGAGACACCGTGGGCTCAAACTCCGGTTACCGACCTGACTGCCGTGGGTGAGGGCCGCGGTACTGTGCTTTCGCTGAAATTGGACAGGCTGTCAGATTCAGTTTCTGGGCTTACTGTTGTTGATCCAAAGGGATACCTTACAGACTTGAAAAGCATGAAAATTACTAGCGATGCTGAGATCTCTGACATTAAGAAGGCGAGACTGCTGCTCAGGTCTGTGACGCAGACAAACCCAAAGCATCCTCCAGGTTGGATTGCTGCTGCCAGGCTTGAAGAGGTTGCTGGCAAGCTCCAGTCTGCTCGGCAGCTCATTCAGAGGGGCTGTGAGGAGTGCCCCAAGAACGAGGATGTGTGGTTCGAGGCATGCCGGTTGGCTAGCCCAGACGAGTCAAAGGCTGTAATTGCCAGGGGTGTGAAGGCAATTCCCAACTCTGTGAAGCTGTGGCTGCAGGCTGCAAAACTAGAGAGTAGTGATTTGAACAAGAGCAGGGTTTTAAGGAAGGGATTGGAGCACATTCCTGATTCAGTTAGGTTGTGGAAGGCTGTTGTGGAGCTGGCGAACGAGGAGGATGCACGGATGTTGCTTCACAGGGCTGTGGAGTGCTGCCCACTTCATGTTGAGCTGTGGCTTGCCCTAGCAAGGCTCGAGACATATGACCAGGCAAAGAAGGTGCTTAACAAGGCCAGGGAGAAGCTCAACAAGGAACCTGCCATTTGGATTACAGCTGCAAAGCTGGAGGAGGCTAATGGGAACACCCAATCTGTAAGCAAGGTGATTGAGAGAGGTATAAGATCTTTGCAGAGAGAAGGGTTGGATATTGATAGGGAGGCATGGCTAAAGGAAGCCGAAGCGGCAGAGCGTGCTGGATCTGTGCTTACTTGCCAGGCTATTGTGAAGAGCACTATTGGAGTTGGGGTTGATGATGAGGACCGGAAGCGAACATGGGTTGCTGATGCTGAGGAATGCAAGAAACGTGGTTCAATTGAGACAGCTCGGGCCATCTATGCACATGCTCTTAGTGTGTTTGTTGCCAAAAAGAGTATATGGCTTAAAGCGGCGCAGCTTGAGAAGAGCCATGGGACAAGAGAATCTCTTGAAGCCATTCTCAGAAAGGCTGTCACGTACAATCCAAAAGCTGAAGTGTTATGGCTTATGGGCGCAAAGGAGAAATGGCTGGCTGGTGATGTCCCTGCAGCTCGGGCCATCCTTCAGGAAGCTTATGCTGCTATCCCTATTTCAGAGGAGATCTGGTTAGCTGCATTCAAGTTAGAGTTCGAGAACAATGAACCGGAGAGAGCAAGAATGCTTTTGACCAAGGCCAGGGAAAGAGGAGGCACCGAGAGGGTTTGGATGAAATCAGCAATTGTTGAGAGGGAATTAGGAAATGTGAATGAGGAAAGGAGGCTGTTGGAGGAAGGTCTGAAGTTATTCCCCTCATTTTTCAAATTGTGGTTAATGCTTGGACAGATGGAAGACCGGATTGGCCATGTAGGGAAGGCAAAGGAGGTTTATGAGAATGGACTCAAACACTGCCCTGGTTGCATCCCTCTTTGGCTCTCGCTAGCTAGTCTAGAGGAGAGGATAAATGGCTTGAGTAAGTCGCGCGCTTTCCTCACCATGTCAAGGAAAAAGAATCCAGCTACACCTGAACTATGGCTTGCAGCAATTCGAGCTGAATTGAGGCACGGGAACAAAAAGGAAGCTGATTCTCTACTAGCCAAGGCATTACAAGAGTGTCCAACAAGTGGCATTTTGTGGGCTGCAGCTATTGAGATGGTGCCATGTCCGCAACGCAAATCAAAGAGCTCAGATGCTATAAAGCGATGTGATCATGATCCACATGTCATTGCAGCTGTCGCCAAACTTTTCTGGCATGACAGGAAGGTTGATAAAGCAAGGAGTTGGTTGAACAGAGCTGTTACTCTTGCTCCTGACATTGGGGATTTTTGGGCATTGTACTACAAATTTGAACTCCAGCACGGAAATGCGGACACACAAAGGGACGTTCTGAAACGATGCATTGCAGCTGAACCAAAACATGGCGAGAGATGGCAAGCTATAAGCAAGGCTGTTGAGAACTCACATCAACCAGTTGATGCCATCCTGAGGAAAGTTGTTCTGGCTCTTGGTGCAGAAGAAAATCCCAATGCTGCAGAACCCTAG